Proteins from a genomic interval of Diceros bicornis minor isolate mBicDic1 chromosome 34, mDicBic1.mat.cur, whole genome shotgun sequence:
- the MAMSTR gene encoding MEF2-activating motif and SAP domain-containing transcriptional regulator isoform X2, with amino-acid sequence MTLAASSQRSQIIRSKFRSVLQLRIHRRYQDPSLSGSFTASPVSDPDPWISASAPALAPAPALPLGPAPPLFSPGVLLPEPEYCAWRSLKKESPKISQHWREPKPKGNLTYHQYMPPEPRQRSRADPQAEGSALGPPGPPLWEERNSQQPPLRMKPTPLTPSLPGIPSPSPPPHKLELQTLKLEELTVSVGSNFPGWPSPSVGTKSPGPQSLVSRFPGVQPQLPPTSRSPPSMASLRPPPQVSELRQQLRLRGLPVSGTKSMLLERMRGDATPRERPKPRREDSPAGAAWPRLRPKALGASRRQVSVKPSPTSHLPALPRAAETLVITPAPAPAPAPAPALTPSSAPASATLTLEEELQEAIRRAQLLPDRGIDDILEDQVEPDVPLPPIPLDFPGSFDVLSPSPDSEGLSSVFSSSLPSPTNSPSPSPRGPTDSLDWLEALSGGPPLGCGPPAPSIFSADLCDSSGTRLWDLLEDPW; translated from the exons ATGACCCTGGCGGCTTCCTCCCAGCGCTCCCAGATCATTCGCTCCAAGTTCCGATCCG tCCTCCAGCTTCGGATCCACAGACGGTATCAGGACCCGA GCCTCTCAGGGTCCTTCACTGCCTCTCCAGTCTCAGATCCAGATCCGTGGATCTCAGCCTCAGCCCCGGCtctggctccagccccagccttgcCCTTGGGCCCCGCTCCTCCCCTCTTCAGCCCTGGGGTCCTGCTCCCTGAGCCAGAATACTGCGCTTGGAGGTCCCTGAAGAAG GAGTCTCCTAAGATCTCCCAACACTGGAGGGAGCCCAAGCCCAAGGGGAACTTGACATACCACCAGTACATGCCCCCAGAGCCGAGACAACGGTCCAGGGCAGACCCCCAGGCTGAAGGGTCAGCCCTGGGTCCTCCAGGGCCACCTCTGTGGGAAGAGAGAAACTCACAGCAGCCACCTCTTAG GATGAAGCCCACTCCTCTCACTCCCTCCCTACCAGGAATCCCCAGCCCCTCGCCCCCTCCACACAAGTTGGAACTTCAGACCCTTAAACTGGAGGAGCTGACGGTGAGTGTGGGGAGTAACTTCCCCGGCTGGCCCTCTCCTTCGGTGGGGACCAAGAGCCCGGGTCCCCAGTCCCTCGTCTCTCGGTTTCCAGGTGTCCAGCCCCAGCTCCCGCCTACGTCCCGGAGCCCTCCCAGTATGGCCTCTCTCCGCCCTCCACCCCAGGTCTCGGAGCTCCGGCAGCAGCTGCGCCTGCGGGGCCTCCCGGTGTCAGGGACCAAGTCGATGCTCCTGGAGCGCATGCGCGGCGACGCCACGCCCCGCGAGAGGCCGAAGCCGCGGCGCGAGGACAGTCCCGCGGGTGCTGCCTGGCCGCGCCTCAGGCCCAAGGCTCTGGGAGCCTCCCGGCGGCAGGTCTCG GTAAAGCCAAGCCCAACATCTCACCTGCCGGCTCTTCCACGTGCCGCGGAAACCCTTGTGAtaactccagctccagctccggctccggctccggctccAGCGCTGACCCCTTCCTCAGCACCAGCCTCGGCGACTCTGACTCTGGAGGAGGAGCTGCAGGAAGCGATCCGCAGGGCTCAG TTGCTTCCGGACCGGGGCATCGATGACATCCTGGAGGATCAAGTGGAACCTGATG TCCCGCTGCCCCCCATCCCCCTGGACTTCCCCGGCTCCTTCGACGTGCTTTCCCCCTCCCCGGACTCTGAAGGCCTCTCGTCTGTCTTCTCTTCCTCGCTCCCGTCTCCCAcgaactccccatccccctctcccAGGGGGCCCACGGACTCCTTGGACTGGCTGGAGGCTCTGAGTGGGGGTCCCCCGCTGGGATGtggccccccagcccccagcatctTCTCTGCTGACTTATGTGACTCCAGTGGCACCCGGCTGTGGGATCTGCTGGAGGATCCATGGTGA
- the RASIP1 gene encoding ras-interacting protein 1 isoform X1, which yields MLSGERKEGGSPRFGKLHLPVGLWINSPRKQLAKLGRRWPSAASVKSSSSDTGSRSSEPLPPPPPHVELRRVGAVKAAGGASGSRAKRISQLFRGSGTGATGSGSAGGPGTPGGAQRWASEKKLPELAAGVAPEPPLAARATAPPGVLKIFGAGLASGANYKSVLATARSTARELVAEALERYGLAGSPGGGPGESSCVDAFALCDALGRPAAGGVGSGEWRAEHLRVLGDSERPLLVQELWRARPGWARRFELRGREEARRLEQEAFGAADSDGTGAPSWRPQKNRSRAASGGAALASPGPGSGSGPAAGSGGKERSENLSLRRSVSELSLQGRRRRQQERRQQALSMAPGAADAQIGPADPGDFDQLTQCLIQAPSNHPYFLLLQGYQDAQDFVVYVMTREQHVFGRGGNSSTRGGSPAPYVDTFLNAPDILPRHCTVRAGPEPPAMVRPSRGAPVTHNGCLLLREAELHPGDLLGLGEHFLFMYKDPRTGGSGPARPPWLPARPGASPPGPGWAFSCRLCGRGLQERGEALAAYLDGREPVLRFRPREEEALLGEIVRTAAAGAGDLPPLGPATLLALCVQHSARELELGHLPRLLGRLARLIKEAVWEKIKEIGDRQPENHPEGVPEVPLTPEAVSVELRPLMLWMANTTELLSFVQEKVMEMEKEADQEGLSSDPQLCNDLELCDEAMALLDEVIMCTFQQSVYYLTKTLYSTLPALLDSNPFTGGAELPGPGADLESMPLGLRPTLGVFQAALELTSQCELHPDLVSQTFGYLFFFSNASLLNSLMERGQGQPFYQWSRAVQIRTNLDLVSDWLQGAGLGDIATEFFRKLSMAVNLLCIPRTSLLKASWSSLRTDHPTLTPAQLHHLLSHYQLGPGRVPPATWEPPPAERDAVDTGDIFESFSSHPPLILPLGSSRLRLTGPVTDDALHRELRRLRRLLWDLEQQELPANHRHGPPVATPP from the exons ATGCTATCTGGTGAACGGAAGGAGGGCGGAAGCCCCCGCTTCGGAAAGCTCCATctcccggtgggcctgtggatcAATTCTCCCCGGAAGCAGCTGGCCAAGCTGGGGCGGCGCTGGCCCAGCGCCGCCTCCGTCAA GTCTTCATCTTCCGACACGGGGAGCCGCAGCAGCGAGCCgctgcccccgccgccgccgcacGTGGAGCTGCGGCGGGTGGGCGCGGTCAAGGCGGCCGGAGGAGCCTCGGGGAGCCGCGCCAAGCGCATCTCCCAGCTCTTTCGGGGCTCGGGGACCGGGGCCACGGGGTCCGGCAGCGCGGGAGGCCCCGGGACTCCGGGGGGCGCGCAGCGCTGGGCCAGCGAGAAGAAGCTGCCAGAGCTGGCGGCGGGCGTGGCCCCGGAGCCCCCGCTGGCCGCCCGCGCCACAGCGCCCCCGGGGGTCCTCAAGATCTTCGGCGCGGGGCTGGCGTCGGGCGCTAACTACAAGAGCGTGCTGGCCACGGCGCGCTCCACGGCGCGCGAGCTGGTGGCCGAGGCGCTGGAGCGCTACGGGCTGGCCGGCAGCCCCGGCGGCGGCCCGGGCGAGAGCAGCTGCGTGGACGCCTTCGCGCTGTGCGACGCGCTGGGCCGGCCCGCGGCGGGCGGCGTGGGCAGCGGCGAGTGGCGGGCCGAGCACCTGCGCGTGCTGGGCGACTCGGAGCGCCCCCTGCTGGTGCAGGAGCTGTGGCGGGCGCGGCCCGGCTGGGCGCGGCGTTTCGAGCTGCGCGGCCGCGAGGAGGCGCGCCGCCTGGAGCAGGAGGCCTTCGGGGCTGCAGACAGCGACG GCACGGGCGCCCCCTCGTGGCGGCCACAGAAGAACCGCTCCCGGGCAGCGTCCGGTGGGGCGGCGCTGGCTAGTCCTGGCCCAGGGTCCGGGTCAGGGCCCGCGGCTGGATCCGGGGGCAAGGAGCGCTCGGAAAACCTGTCCCTGCGGCGCAGCGTGTCGGAGCTCAGCCTGCAGGgtcggcggcggcggcagcaggaGCGCAGGCAGCAGGCCCTTAGCATGGCCCCAGGGGCAGCCGACGCCCAAATCGGACCTGCAGACCCCGGCGACTTCGATCAGTTGACCCAGTGCCTCATCCAGGCCCCCAGCAACCACCCCTACTTCCTGCTACTCCAGGGCTACCAGGACGCCCAG GACTTCGTGGTGTACGTGATGACGCGGGAGCAGCACGTGTTCGGCCGGGGCGGGAACTCCTCGACCCGCGGTGGATCCCCAGCCCCGTATGTGGACACCTTTCTCAACGCCCCGGACATCCTGCCACGTCACTGCACAGTGCGAGCGGGCCCTGAGCCCCCGGCCATGGTGCGCCCGTCCCGGGGAGCCCCGGTGACGCACAACGGGTGCCTCCTGCTGCGGGAAGCCGAGCTGCACCCAGGCGACCTGCTGGGGCTGGGCGAGCACTTCCTATTCATGTACAAGGACCCCCGCACGGGGGGCTCGGGGCCAGCGCGGCCGCCATGGCTGCCCGCGCGCCCCGGGGCCTCGCCACCGGGCCCTGGCTGGGCCTTCTCCTGCCGCCTGTGCGGCCGAGGCCTGCAGGAGCGCGGGGAGGCGCTGGCCGCCTACCTGGACGGCCGCGAGCCCGTGCTGCGCTTCCGGCCGCGCGAGGAAGAGGCGCTGCTGGGCGAGATCGTGCGCACCGCGGCCGCCGGCGCCGGGGACCTGCCACCGCTCGGGCCCGCCACGCTGCTAGCGCTGTGCGTGCAGCATTCAGCCCGGGAGCTGGAGCTGGGCCACCTGCCGCGCCTGCTGGGCCGCCTGGCCCGTCTCATCAAGGAGGCTGTCTGG gaaaaaattaaagaaattggaGACCGTCAGCCAGAGAA ccACCCTGAAGGGGTCCCTGAGGTGCCCTTGACCCCCGAGGCTGTGTCCGTGGAGCTGCGGCCACTCATGCTGTGGATGGCCAACACGACGGAGTTGCTGAGCTTTGTGCAGGAGAAGGtgatggagatggagaaggaggcCGACCAGGAGG gcctgtccTCAGACCCACAGCTCTGCAATGACTTGGAATTATGTGACGAGGCCATGGCCCTCCTGGATGAGGTCATCATGTGCACCTTCCAGCAGTCTGTCTACTACCTCACCAAG ACTCTGTATTCAACGCTGCCTGCTCTCCTGGATAGTAACCCTTTCACAGGTGGGGCAGAGCTGCCAGGGCCTGGTGCAGATCTGGAGTCCATGCCTCTGGGGTTGAGACCTACCTTGGGCGTGTTCCAGGCAGCTCTGGAACTGACCAGCCAGTGCGAGCTGCACCCAGACCTCGTGTCTCAGACTTTTGGCTACTTGTTCTTCTTCTCCAATGCGTCCCTTCTCAACTCGCTGATGGAACGAG GTCAAGGCCAACCGTTCTATCAGTGGTCTCGAGCCGTCCAAATCCGAACCAACCTGGACCTTGTCTCGGACTGGCTgcagggggctgggctgggcgacATTGCCACTGAGTTCTTCCGGAAACTCTCCATGGCTGTAAACCTGCTCTGCATTCCCCGCACCTCCCTACTCAAG GCTTCATGGAGCAGCCTACGAACTGATCACCCCACACTGACCCCTGCTCAACTCCACCATCTGCTCAGCCACTACCAGCTGGGTCCTGGCCGTGTGCCACCAGCTACGTGGGAGCCTCCCCCTGCAGAGCGAGATGCTGTGGACACAG GGGACATCTTCGAAAgcttctcctcccaccctcccctcaTTCTGCCCTTGGGCAGCTCGCGCCTGCGCCTCACGGGCCCCGTGACGGACGACGCCCTGCACCGTGAACTGCGCAGGCTCCGCCGCCTCCTCTGGGATCTTGAGCAGCAGGAACTGCCGGCTAATCACCGCCACGGACCTCCCGTGGCCACGCCTCCTTGA
- the RASIP1 gene encoding ras-interacting protein 1 isoform X2, translating to MLSGERKEGGSPRFGKLHLPVGLWINSPRKQLAKLGRRWPSAASVKSSSSDTGSRSSEPLPPPPPHVELRRVGAVKAAGGASGSRAKRISQLFRGSGTGATGSGSAGGPGTPGGAQRWASEKKLPELAAGVAPEPPLAARATAPPGVLKIFGAGLASGANYKSVLATARSTARELVAEALERYGLAGSPGGGPGESSCVDAFALCDALGRPAAGGVGSGEWRAEHLRVLGDSERPLLVQELWRARPGWARRFELRGREEARRLEQEAFGAADSDGTGAPSWRPQKNRSRAASGGAALASPGPGSGSGPAAGSGGKERSENLSLRRSVSELSLQGRRRRQQERRQQALSMAPGAADAQIGPADPGDFDQLTQCLIQAPSNHPYFLLLQGYQDAQDFVVYVMTREQHVFGRGGNSSTRGGSPAPYVDTFLNAPDILPRHCTVRAGPEPPAMVRPSRGAPVTHNGCLLLREAELHPGDLLGLGEHFLFMYKDPRTGGSGPARPPWLPARPGASPPGPGWAFSCRLCGRGLQERGEALAAYLDGREPVLRFRPREEEALLGEIVRTAAAGAGDLPPLGPATLLALCVQHSARELELGHLPRLLGRLARLIKEAVWEKIKEIGDRQPENHPEGVPEVPLTPEAVSVELRPLMLWMANTTELLSFVQEKVMEMEKEADQEDPQLCNDLELCDEAMALLDEVIMCTFQQSVYYLTKTLYSTLPALLDSNPFTGGAELPGPGADLESMPLGLRPTLGVFQAALELTSQCELHPDLVSQTFGYLFFFSNASLLNSLMERGQGQPFYQWSRAVQIRTNLDLVSDWLQGAGLGDIATEFFRKLSMAVNLLCIPRTSLLKASWSSLRTDHPTLTPAQLHHLLSHYQLGPGRVPPATWEPPPAERDAVDTGDIFESFSSHPPLILPLGSSRLRLTGPVTDDALHRELRRLRRLLWDLEQQELPANHRHGPPVATPP from the exons ATGCTATCTGGTGAACGGAAGGAGGGCGGAAGCCCCCGCTTCGGAAAGCTCCATctcccggtgggcctgtggatcAATTCTCCCCGGAAGCAGCTGGCCAAGCTGGGGCGGCGCTGGCCCAGCGCCGCCTCCGTCAA GTCTTCATCTTCCGACACGGGGAGCCGCAGCAGCGAGCCgctgcccccgccgccgccgcacGTGGAGCTGCGGCGGGTGGGCGCGGTCAAGGCGGCCGGAGGAGCCTCGGGGAGCCGCGCCAAGCGCATCTCCCAGCTCTTTCGGGGCTCGGGGACCGGGGCCACGGGGTCCGGCAGCGCGGGAGGCCCCGGGACTCCGGGGGGCGCGCAGCGCTGGGCCAGCGAGAAGAAGCTGCCAGAGCTGGCGGCGGGCGTGGCCCCGGAGCCCCCGCTGGCCGCCCGCGCCACAGCGCCCCCGGGGGTCCTCAAGATCTTCGGCGCGGGGCTGGCGTCGGGCGCTAACTACAAGAGCGTGCTGGCCACGGCGCGCTCCACGGCGCGCGAGCTGGTGGCCGAGGCGCTGGAGCGCTACGGGCTGGCCGGCAGCCCCGGCGGCGGCCCGGGCGAGAGCAGCTGCGTGGACGCCTTCGCGCTGTGCGACGCGCTGGGCCGGCCCGCGGCGGGCGGCGTGGGCAGCGGCGAGTGGCGGGCCGAGCACCTGCGCGTGCTGGGCGACTCGGAGCGCCCCCTGCTGGTGCAGGAGCTGTGGCGGGCGCGGCCCGGCTGGGCGCGGCGTTTCGAGCTGCGCGGCCGCGAGGAGGCGCGCCGCCTGGAGCAGGAGGCCTTCGGGGCTGCAGACAGCGACG GCACGGGCGCCCCCTCGTGGCGGCCACAGAAGAACCGCTCCCGGGCAGCGTCCGGTGGGGCGGCGCTGGCTAGTCCTGGCCCAGGGTCCGGGTCAGGGCCCGCGGCTGGATCCGGGGGCAAGGAGCGCTCGGAAAACCTGTCCCTGCGGCGCAGCGTGTCGGAGCTCAGCCTGCAGGgtcggcggcggcggcagcaggaGCGCAGGCAGCAGGCCCTTAGCATGGCCCCAGGGGCAGCCGACGCCCAAATCGGACCTGCAGACCCCGGCGACTTCGATCAGTTGACCCAGTGCCTCATCCAGGCCCCCAGCAACCACCCCTACTTCCTGCTACTCCAGGGCTACCAGGACGCCCAG GACTTCGTGGTGTACGTGATGACGCGGGAGCAGCACGTGTTCGGCCGGGGCGGGAACTCCTCGACCCGCGGTGGATCCCCAGCCCCGTATGTGGACACCTTTCTCAACGCCCCGGACATCCTGCCACGTCACTGCACAGTGCGAGCGGGCCCTGAGCCCCCGGCCATGGTGCGCCCGTCCCGGGGAGCCCCGGTGACGCACAACGGGTGCCTCCTGCTGCGGGAAGCCGAGCTGCACCCAGGCGACCTGCTGGGGCTGGGCGAGCACTTCCTATTCATGTACAAGGACCCCCGCACGGGGGGCTCGGGGCCAGCGCGGCCGCCATGGCTGCCCGCGCGCCCCGGGGCCTCGCCACCGGGCCCTGGCTGGGCCTTCTCCTGCCGCCTGTGCGGCCGAGGCCTGCAGGAGCGCGGGGAGGCGCTGGCCGCCTACCTGGACGGCCGCGAGCCCGTGCTGCGCTTCCGGCCGCGCGAGGAAGAGGCGCTGCTGGGCGAGATCGTGCGCACCGCGGCCGCCGGCGCCGGGGACCTGCCACCGCTCGGGCCCGCCACGCTGCTAGCGCTGTGCGTGCAGCATTCAGCCCGGGAGCTGGAGCTGGGCCACCTGCCGCGCCTGCTGGGCCGCCTGGCCCGTCTCATCAAGGAGGCTGTCTGG gaaaaaattaaagaaattggaGACCGTCAGCCAGAGAA ccACCCTGAAGGGGTCCCTGAGGTGCCCTTGACCCCCGAGGCTGTGTCCGTGGAGCTGCGGCCACTCATGCTGTGGATGGCCAACACGACGGAGTTGCTGAGCTTTGTGCAGGAGAAGGtgatggagatggagaaggaggcCGACCAGGAGG ACCCACAGCTCTGCAATGACTTGGAATTATGTGACGAGGCCATGGCCCTCCTGGATGAGGTCATCATGTGCACCTTCCAGCAGTCTGTCTACTACCTCACCAAG ACTCTGTATTCAACGCTGCCTGCTCTCCTGGATAGTAACCCTTTCACAGGTGGGGCAGAGCTGCCAGGGCCTGGTGCAGATCTGGAGTCCATGCCTCTGGGGTTGAGACCTACCTTGGGCGTGTTCCAGGCAGCTCTGGAACTGACCAGCCAGTGCGAGCTGCACCCAGACCTCGTGTCTCAGACTTTTGGCTACTTGTTCTTCTTCTCCAATGCGTCCCTTCTCAACTCGCTGATGGAACGAG GTCAAGGCCAACCGTTCTATCAGTGGTCTCGAGCCGTCCAAATCCGAACCAACCTGGACCTTGTCTCGGACTGGCTgcagggggctgggctgggcgacATTGCCACTGAGTTCTTCCGGAAACTCTCCATGGCTGTAAACCTGCTCTGCATTCCCCGCACCTCCCTACTCAAG GCTTCATGGAGCAGCCTACGAACTGATCACCCCACACTGACCCCTGCTCAACTCCACCATCTGCTCAGCCACTACCAGCTGGGTCCTGGCCGTGTGCCACCAGCTACGTGGGAGCCTCCCCCTGCAGAGCGAGATGCTGTGGACACAG GGGACATCTTCGAAAgcttctcctcccaccctcccctcaTTCTGCCCTTGGGCAGCTCGCGCCTGCGCCTCACGGGCCCCGTGACGGACGACGCCCTGCACCGTGAACTGCGCAGGCTCCGCCGCCTCCTCTGGGATCTTGAGCAGCAGGAACTGCCGGCTAATCACCGCCACGGACCTCCCGTGGCCACGCCTCCTTGA
- the MAMSTR gene encoding MEF2-activating motif and SAP domain-containing transcriptional regulator isoform X1, translating into MTLAASSQRSQIIRSKFRSVLQLRIHRRYQDPISDPDPWISASAPALAPAPALPLGPAPPLFSPGVLLPEPEYCAWRSLKKESPKISQHWREPKPKGNLTYHQYMPPEPRQRSRADPQAEGSALGPPGPPLWEERNSQQPPLRMKPTPLTPSLPGIPSPSPPPHKLELQTLKLEELTVSVGSNFPGWPSPSVGTKSPGPQSLVSRFPGVQPQLPPTSRSPPSMASLRPPPQVSELRQQLRLRGLPVSGTKSMLLERMRGDATPRERPKPRREDSPAGAAWPRLRPKALGASRRQVSVKPSPTSHLPALPRAAETLVITPAPAPAPAPAPALTPSSAPASATLTLEEELQEAIRRAQLLPDRGIDDILEDQVEPDVPLPPIPLDFPGSFDVLSPSPDSEGLSSVFSSSLPSPTNSPSPSPRGPTDSLDWLEALSGGPPLGCGPPAPSIFSADLCDSSGTRLWDLLEDPW; encoded by the exons ATGACCCTGGCGGCTTCCTCCCAGCGCTCCCAGATCATTCGCTCCAAGTTCCGATCCG tCCTCCAGCTTCGGATCCACAGACGGTATCAGGACCCGA TCTCAGATCCAGATCCGTGGATCTCAGCCTCAGCCCCGGCtctggctccagccccagccttgcCCTTGGGCCCCGCTCCTCCCCTCTTCAGCCCTGGGGTCCTGCTCCCTGAGCCAGAATACTGCGCTTGGAGGTCCCTGAAGAAG GAGTCTCCTAAGATCTCCCAACACTGGAGGGAGCCCAAGCCCAAGGGGAACTTGACATACCACCAGTACATGCCCCCAGAGCCGAGACAACGGTCCAGGGCAGACCCCCAGGCTGAAGGGTCAGCCCTGGGTCCTCCAGGGCCACCTCTGTGGGAAGAGAGAAACTCACAGCAGCCACCTCTTAG GATGAAGCCCACTCCTCTCACTCCCTCCCTACCAGGAATCCCCAGCCCCTCGCCCCCTCCACACAAGTTGGAACTTCAGACCCTTAAACTGGAGGAGCTGACGGTGAGTGTGGGGAGTAACTTCCCCGGCTGGCCCTCTCCTTCGGTGGGGACCAAGAGCCCGGGTCCCCAGTCCCTCGTCTCTCGGTTTCCAGGTGTCCAGCCCCAGCTCCCGCCTACGTCCCGGAGCCCTCCCAGTATGGCCTCTCTCCGCCCTCCACCCCAGGTCTCGGAGCTCCGGCAGCAGCTGCGCCTGCGGGGCCTCCCGGTGTCAGGGACCAAGTCGATGCTCCTGGAGCGCATGCGCGGCGACGCCACGCCCCGCGAGAGGCCGAAGCCGCGGCGCGAGGACAGTCCCGCGGGTGCTGCCTGGCCGCGCCTCAGGCCCAAGGCTCTGGGAGCCTCCCGGCGGCAGGTCTCG GTAAAGCCAAGCCCAACATCTCACCTGCCGGCTCTTCCACGTGCCGCGGAAACCCTTGTGAtaactccagctccagctccggctccggctccggctccAGCGCTGACCCCTTCCTCAGCACCAGCCTCGGCGACTCTGACTCTGGAGGAGGAGCTGCAGGAAGCGATCCGCAGGGCTCAG TTGCTTCCGGACCGGGGCATCGATGACATCCTGGAGGATCAAGTGGAACCTGATG TCCCGCTGCCCCCCATCCCCCTGGACTTCCCCGGCTCCTTCGACGTGCTTTCCCCCTCCCCGGACTCTGAAGGCCTCTCGTCTGTCTTCTCTTCCTCGCTCCCGTCTCCCAcgaactccccatccccctctcccAGGGGGCCCACGGACTCCTTGGACTGGCTGGAGGCTCTGAGTGGGGGTCCCCCGCTGGGATGtggccccccagcccccagcatctTCTCTGCTGACTTATGTGACTCCAGTGGCACCCGGCTGTGGGATCTGCTGGAGGATCCATGGTGA